One genomic window of Chitinophagaceae bacterium includes the following:
- a CDS encoding T9SS type A sorting domain-containing protein: MDSPANNTDCNDGNAAINPSAIENCNSIDDNCNGTADDGLTFVTYYADADNDGFGSLLDAGNSLCNNPGIGFAINNTDCNDGNSLINPNAVETCNAIDDNCNITIDDGLLFLTYYADLDNDNYGDLFGVGNTLCANPGTGFVPNNTDCNDGNISINPAAPETCNGIDDNCNGTADDGLNFITYYSDDDNDGFGDLTDVGNSLCSNPGIGFSINHLDCNDGNALINPLAIESCNGIDDNCNGTADDGLIFITYYADADNDGFGDLTDVGNSLCSNPGIGFSINHLDCNDGNALINPLAIESCNGIDDNCNGTADDGLVFTTYYADDDNDGFGDLLDAGNSLCNNPGAGFTLNHSDCNDGNAAINPTASEICNTQDDNCNGSIDEGLTFITYYVDLDHDNYGKISDPGNSLCQNPGIGFSTNHTDCNDGNALINPGAIESCNGIDDNCNGSSDEGLIFINYYPDIDNDSYGNVLSAGISLCNNPGIGYSVNNEDCNDANSLINPAVLEICNGVDDNCNDTIDDGFVLTAFYQDNDNDNYGNSLIALNACAAPTGYVADSTDCNDNSAAINPGAPEILPNGIDDDCDGYIDEISVGIISPQSSLVQLTAFPNPTDGLFTAYLQLNTEMDLDAYLELRNLIGQVIFKRPAQLLKGKLSEEIQLDKIDPAGIYLLNVIIEDHLYSTQIIYQK; this comes from the coding sequence TTGGATTCGCCAGCTAATAATACTGATTGCAATGATGGAAATGCCGCAATCAATCCTTCAGCAATAGAAAATTGTAATAGCATTGATGATAACTGCAATGGAACAGCAGATGATGGATTAACCTTTGTAACTTATTACGCAGATGCTGACAATGATGGATTTGGAAGTTTGCTGGATGCAGGAAATTCTTTGTGTAATAATCCGGGAATTGGATTCGCCATTAATAATACGGATTGCAATGATGGGAATTCCTTAATCAACCCAAATGCTGTTGAAACTTGTAATGCTATCGACGATAACTGTAACATCACTATTGATGATGGTTTACTGTTCCTCACCTATTATGCTGATCTCGACAATGATAACTATGGAGACTTATTCGGTGTTGGAAATACTTTATGTGCCAATCCGGGAACAGGATTCGTTCCAAATAACACCGACTGCAATGATGGAAATATATCGATCAATCCGGCTGCTCCCGAAACCTGCAATGGAATTGACGACAACTGCAACGGAACGGCTGATGATGGATTGAATTTCATTACTTATTATTCTGATGATGACAATGACGGATTTGGTGATTTAACCGATGTTGGAAATTCACTTTGTTCAAATCCAGGCATTGGATTTTCTATCAATCACCTTGATTGCAACGATGGAAATGCACTTATCAATCCGTTAGCAATTGAAAGCTGCAATGGTATCGACGACAACTGCAACGGAACGGCTGATGATGGATTGATCTTCATCACTTATTACGCAGATGCTGACAATGACGGATTTGGTGATTTAACCGATGTTGGAAATTCACTTTGTTCAAATCCAGGCATTGGATTTTCTATCAATCACCTTGATTGCAACGATGGAAATGCACTTATCAATCCGTTAGCAATTGAAAGCTGCAACGGTATCGATGACAACTGTAATGGTACTGCTGATGATGGATTGGTCTTCACGACCTATTATGCTGATGATGACAATGATGGTTTTGGAGATTTGTTAGATGCCGGAAATTCTCTTTGCAATAATCCGGGAGCAGGTTTTACACTAAACCACTCCGACTGTAACGATGGAAATGCGGCAATTAATCCTACTGCTTCCGAAATCTGTAATACGCAGGATGACAATTGCAATGGAAGTATAGATGAAGGGTTAACTTTCATTACGTATTACGTAGATCTTGATCATGACAACTATGGCAAAATATCTGACCCCGGAAATTCATTGTGCCAAAATCCGGGCATTGGCTTTTCCACTAATCATACTGATTGCAATGATGGAAACGCATTGATCAATCCAGGTGCGATAGAAAGTTGCAATGGGATTGATGACAACTGCAATGGATCGTCCGACGAGGGACTGATTTTCATTAATTACTATCCGGATATTGATAATGATAGTTATGGCAATGTGCTAAGCGCCGGCATTTCATTGTGCAATAATCCGGGAATCGGATATTCTGTCAACAATGAGGATTGCAATGATGCAAATTCATTAATCAATCCTGCAGTCCTTGAAATATGTAACGGTGTTGATGACAATTGTAACGATACGATTGATGACGGGTTTGTGCTGACTGCATTCTACCAGGATAATGATAATGACAATTACGGTAATTCATTGATTGCTCTCAATGCATGTGCGGCACCCACAGGCTATGTTGCGGACAGTACAGATTGCAATGATAACAGTGCGGCTATTAATCCCGGCGCACCCGAAATTCTTCCGAATGGAATTGATGATGATTGTGACGGATACATTGATGAAATCAGCGTAGGAATTATTTCTCCTCAAAGTTCCTTAGTGCAGCTCACCGCTTTTCCAAATCCGACGGACGGACTTTTCACTGCTTACCTCCAATTGAATACTGAAATGGACCTGGATGCCTACCTGGAACTGAGAAACCTGATCGGACAAGTTATATTCAAGAGACCTGCGCAACTTCTAAAAGGAAAATTATCAGAAGAAATTCAACTTGATAAAATTGATCCCGCAGGAATATATCTGTTGAACGTCATCATTGAGGATCATTTATACTCTACACAAATAATTTATCAGAAATGA
- a CDS encoding T9SS type A sorting domain-containing protein: MKTLSLRLLLLLFFLPLFSVAQETVTLMAYNLLNYEGLQADSATRNPYFRKIMKEVKPDLLICEEVVVYSAIQGFVANVMNDSADIYSLGTFITGFDTNKALIYRNEKFTFVSNKAIKTDLRDINEFTVIYKASGDTLRLYAVHLKASSGSSEEAQRALEVDSLRKHTNALPVGSNFIVCGDFNIYSTNESPYQKLLQNNITDDGNFNDPVPITGTFNASANAKYHTQSPRVRSFGGGVTGGMDDRFDMILFSNALMQAGGITYISGSTIPYGNDGNHYNDSINRPPNSAVTMEIANALHQASDHIPIIAKLEFEVTGTNQLASTQTEVVIFPNPFSDELQFTFSHTPTTGIDFLLTDLIGRSVDHRMFTARQSIQLHTTALTEGVYFYRLKMNGEVMQGKLVKQ, translated from the coding sequence ATGAAGACTCTCTCTCTCAGATTACTGTTGCTTCTCTTTTTCTTGCCTTTGTTTTCAGTTGCCCAGGAAACGGTAACCTTAATGGCCTATAACCTTTTAAACTACGAAGGTTTGCAAGCAGATTCAGCAACACGCAACCCGTATTTCAGAAAGATTATGAAGGAAGTAAAACCTGATCTTTTGATTTGCGAAGAAGTGGTTGTTTACTCGGCGATCCAGGGTTTTGTCGCGAACGTGATGAATGATTCTGCTGATATTTATTCCCTGGGAACATTCATAACAGGCTTTGATACCAACAAAGCGTTGATCTACAGGAACGAGAAATTTACGTTTGTCAGCAACAAAGCGATAAAGACTGACCTCCGCGACATTAATGAGTTTACAGTAATTTATAAAGCAAGTGGTGATACGCTCAGGTTATATGCCGTGCACCTGAAAGCCAGTTCAGGAAGCAGTGAAGAAGCGCAACGTGCATTGGAAGTGGATTCTCTCCGGAAGCATACGAATGCATTGCCTGTTGGTTCCAATTTTATAGTGTGCGGTGATTTCAATATTTACTCTACCAATGAATCTCCTTATCAAAAGCTTTTGCAAAATAACATTACTGATGATGGAAATTTTAATGATCCTGTCCCAATCACCGGAACGTTCAATGCTTCCGCGAATGCGAAATATCATACACAATCACCACGCGTGCGAAGCTTTGGTGGTGGTGTAACGGGTGGTATGGATGATCGGTTTGACATGATACTTTTCAGCAATGCTTTGATGCAGGCTGGCGGCATTACTTATATTTCAGGCAGCACCATTCCTTACGGAAATGATGGCAATCATTACAATGATTCAATCAACAGACCACCGAATTCCGCAGTGACTATGGAAATAGCGAACGCTTTGCACCAGGCATCAGATCACATTCCAATTATTGCGAAGCTTGAGTTTGAGGTTACCGGTACAAATCAACTTGCATCAACACAGACTGAAGTGGTAATATTTCCGAATCCATTCAGTGATGAGCTGCAGTTCACTTTTTCGCACACTCCAACAACAGGTATTGATTTTTTATTGACGGATTTAATTGGCAGGAGTGTTGATCATAGGATGTTTACAGCCCGGCAATCCATTCAATTGCATACAACAGCTTTGACTGAAGGTGTTTATTTCTATCGCCTGAAGATGAATGGAGAAGTGATGCAAGGTAAGTTGGTAAAACAATAA
- the preA gene encoding NAD-dependent dihydropyrimidine dehydrogenase subunit PreA: MANLHTNLAGIKSPNPFWLASAPPTNSGYQIMKAFDAGWGGAVWKTLGVPVVNVSSRYGALNYRDTRMMGFSNIELITDRPLRDNLREIEEVKKRFPDHAVIASLMVETKEEWHQLMRDVTNAGADGVELNFGCPHGMCERGMGSAVGQEPKVLKTIVSWVKEVATIPVIVKLTPNISDITRPAVAAVEGGGDAISLINTIQSIVGVDIDNFVPYPLVDGKSTNGGYCGPAVKPIAMNMLKNCAQHPQVNIPISGIGGIENWRDAVEFILLGATSVQVCTAAMHYGFGIIREMIAGLESYMDDKGFKTLDDFRGKALGNVKHWEDLNLKYKVVASINEDKCIGCQLCYTACEDGAHQAIGLSGDMLNRKPHIIEENCVGCNLCSLVCPVEECITMERRDSGKENLTWKERTLAGSIPKTFNDDLAGGLHHWVPEPEEALKKVKPLHYKYPS; this comes from the coding sequence ATGGCAAATCTTCACACCAATCTTGCAGGCATAAAATCTCCCAATCCATTCTGGCTGGCATCTGCTCCACCTACCAACAGTGGTTACCAGATCATGAAGGCATTTGATGCGGGATGGGGAGGAGCGGTATGGAAGACATTGGGAGTTCCTGTAGTGAATGTTTCCTCCCGTTATGGCGCGCTCAACTATCGTGATACGCGCATGATGGGATTCAGTAACATTGAATTGATTACGGACCGGCCGCTGAGAGATAATCTTCGGGAAATTGAAGAAGTGAAAAAGCGTTTTCCTGATCATGCTGTGATTGCATCGCTGATGGTGGAAACGAAAGAGGAATGGCATCAGCTTATGCGTGACGTTACAAATGCAGGTGCTGATGGCGTTGAATTGAATTTCGGCTGTCCGCATGGAATGTGTGAACGCGGAATGGGAAGCGCAGTAGGACAGGAGCCAAAAGTTTTAAAAACTATTGTGAGCTGGGTGAAGGAAGTCGCAACAATTCCGGTAATCGTAAAACTTACACCGAATATTTCCGACATCACACGCCCTGCAGTAGCTGCTGTTGAAGGAGGTGGCGATGCGATTTCACTCATCAATACCATTCAAAGTATTGTGGGTGTCGACATTGATAATTTTGTTCCTTATCCTTTGGTAGATGGTAAAAGCACCAATGGCGGTTATTGCGGTCCTGCGGTGAAGCCCATTGCCATGAACATGCTGAAAAATTGCGCGCAGCATCCGCAGGTAAATATTCCCATCAGTGGAATTGGAGGTATTGAAAACTGGCGCGATGCGGTTGAATTTATTTTACTCGGTGCTACTTCTGTTCAGGTTTGCACCGCTGCAATGCATTATGGTTTTGGAATTATCCGCGAGATGATTGCAGGTCTGGAAAGCTACATGGATGATAAGGGATTTAAAACATTGGATGATTTCAGAGGGAAAGCCTTGGGTAACGTAAAACACTGGGAAGATTTGAATCTGAAATACAAAGTGGTTGCCAGCATCAACGAAGATAAATGTATCGGTTGCCAGTTGTGTTATACTGCCTGTGAAGATGGCGCGCACCAGGCGATTGGCTTATCCGGAGATATGTTGAACCGCAAGCCGCATATCATTGAAGAAAATTGTGTGGGATGTAATTTGTGTTCATTGGTTTGTCCGGTTGAAGAATGTATTACGATGGAACGGAGAGATAGTGGTAAGGAAAACCTGACCTGGAAAGAAAGAACGCTTGCAGGGTCTATTCCAAAAACCTTTAATGATGATTTAGCAGGTGGTTTGCATCATTGGGTTCCGGAACCGGAGGAGGCGTTGAAGAAAGTGAAGCCTCTTCATTATAAGTATCCGTCGTAG
- a CDS encoding FAD-dependent oxidoreductase produces the protein MSEFKRPASEAAFSENFSQIKPLMSQTEAYYESSRCLFCYDAPCIKACPTGIDIPLFIRQINSKNELGAAKTIYNSNYFGYACGKVCPTSELCEGACVYTNTDVKPIEIGRLQSFATGKAISSNKKFYAIPKSNGMKVAVIGAGPAGISCACELRQDGFEVDIFEAKENPSGLTVHGVAPYKITNEEALDEMEYLQKQFGYTVHYSKTIDSGNDIRLLEENYAAIFIGIGLGGTSDLKIKGEELENVFGAVEFVQHLRMNHHKIVVPEKVIVLGGGNTAMDAASESARMGASEVILAYRRSKEEKPAYEFEYDLAKEVGVKGIFNVAPMEILGKDGKVAGVKFIRTETINGKPSSIEGSEFIEDCDWVIKATGQSKQIGFLERIEGIQLNANGTIAVNDHFQTSNKKYFAAGDAVSGGEEVVNAVANGTNAAIAIKNYLGVRIP, from the coding sequence ATGTCTGAATTTAAAAGACCAGCTTCCGAAGCAGCATTCTCTGAAAATTTTTCACAGATCAAACCATTGATGAGCCAGACCGAAGCGTATTATGAAAGCTCTCGTTGTTTGTTTTGTTATGATGCACCTTGTATAAAGGCATGTCCGACAGGAATTGACATTCCGTTATTCATTCGTCAGATCAATTCCAAAAATGAATTGGGCGCTGCAAAAACTATTTATAACTCAAATTATTTTGGCTATGCATGTGGCAAGGTATGCCCGACTTCTGAATTGTGTGAAGGAGCCTGTGTTTATACCAACACAGATGTAAAACCAATTGAAATTGGACGGCTACAGTCTTTCGCAACCGGCAAAGCGATTTCAAGTAATAAGAAATTTTATGCTATTCCAAAATCAAACGGAATGAAAGTCGCGGTGATCGGCGCTGGCCCTGCAGGTATCAGTTGTGCCTGTGAGTTGCGACAAGATGGTTTTGAAGTGGACATTTTTGAAGCAAAAGAAAATCCTTCCGGTCTAACCGTGCATGGCGTTGCACCTTATAAGATTACCAACGAAGAAGCATTGGATGAAATGGAGTATCTCCAAAAGCAATTCGGGTATACGGTTCATTACAGCAAGACAATTGATTCTGGAAATGATATCAGACTGTTAGAGGAAAATTATGCTGCCATCTTTATAGGTATAGGATTGGGAGGAACTTCCGATTTAAAAATTAAAGGAGAAGAATTGGAGAATGTTTTTGGAGCTGTTGAGTTCGTGCAACATTTACGGATGAATCATCATAAAATAGTTGTGCCTGAAAAGGTGATAGTATTGGGTGGCGGCAACACTGCCATGGATGCGGCAAGTGAAAGTGCGAGGATGGGAGCATCGGAGGTTATTTTAGCTTATCGCCGGAGTAAGGAGGAAAAACCGGCATATGAGTTTGAATATGATTTAGCGAAGGAAGTTGGCGTAAAAGGGATATTTAATGTTGCACCAATGGAGATATTGGGAAAAGATGGAAAAGTTGCAGGAGTTAAATTTATCCGTACAGAAACTATAAATGGAAAGCCTTCTTCAATCGAAGGCAGTGAGTTTATTGAAGATTGCGATTGGGTTATTAAAGCAACGGGACAATCGAAACAAATCGGATTTCTTGAAAGAATTGAAGGAATACAATTAAACGCTAACGGCACGATTGCCGTGAATGATCATTTTCAAACAAGCAATAAAAAATATTTTGCGGCGGGAGATGCCGTCAGTGGAGGAGAAGAAGTAGTGAATGCTGTTGCAAATGGAACGAACGCAGCAATAGCCATTAAGAATTATTTAGGCGTAAGAATACCATAA
- a CDS encoding acyltransferase yields the protein MARKVKSGLIQMSLPMTEGEGTIEEIVNAMVQKHIPFIEDAGKKGVQILCLQEIFNTPYFCQGQDSKWYASAEAVPGPTVEIMQEYAKKYRMVIIVPVYEREQAGFLYNTAAVIDADGKYLGKYRKNHIPHTSGFWEKFFFKPGNLGYPVFETQYAKVGVYICYDRHFPEGARILGLNGAEIVYNPSATVAGLSQYLWKLEQPAHAAANGYFMGCINRVGEEKPWNLGKFYGSSYFVDPRGQIFATASEDKDELLVAEFDLDMIEDVRSTWQFFRDRRPETYGKMTEL from the coding sequence ATGGCTCGAAAAGTAAAATCAGGCTTAATCCAAATGTCTCTTCCGATGACGGAAGGAGAGGGCACCATTGAAGAGATTGTAAATGCAATGGTCCAGAAACACATTCCATTTATTGAGGACGCAGGGAAAAAAGGCGTACAGATTTTATGTCTTCAGGAGATTTTTAACACGCCTTATTTCTGCCAGGGCCAGGACAGTAAATGGTATGCTTCTGCGGAAGCAGTTCCCGGGCCAACAGTAGAAATTATGCAGGAATACGCGAAAAAATACAGGATGGTAATTATTGTTCCTGTATATGAAAGAGAACAAGCCGGATTTTTATACAACACGGCAGCAGTGATTGATGCGGATGGAAAATATTTGGGCAAGTATCGTAAGAATCATATTCCGCATACCTCCGGTTTCTGGGAAAAGTTTTTCTTCAAACCCGGCAATTTGGGGTATCCTGTTTTCGAAACGCAGTATGCAAAAGTTGGCGTTTATATTTGTTATGATCGACATTTTCCGGAAGGAGCGAGGATACTTGGATTGAATGGAGCGGAGATCGTTTATAATCCTTCTGCAACAGTCGCCGGTCTTTCGCAATACCTGTGGAAGCTGGAACAACCTGCTCATGCTGCAGCGAATGGATACTTCATGGGTTGCATTAATAGAGTCGGAGAAGAGAAGCCCTGGAACCTGGGTAAATTTTACGGCAGTTCTTATTTTGTAGATCCACGAGGACAAATATTTGCCACAGCATCTGAGGATAAGGATGAATTGCTTGTAGCGGAGTTTGATCTTGACATGATTGAAGATGTGCGTTCTACGTGGCAGTTCTTCAGAGATCGCAGGCCGGAGACTTATGGGAAGATGACTGAATTGTAA
- a CDS encoding four helix bundle protein — translation MSDVKRNDSIVGRKSYDFALLIIQLYKELSSEKREFVLSKQLLRSGTSIGANINEPISSESKRDFVPKLNIALKEARETLYRLHLLFDSSYIEKEKLLASEDHCNQLKKTIKQHHSDN, via the coding sequence ATGAGTGACGTGAAAAGGAATGACAGCATTGTTGGAAGAAAATCATATGATTTTGCATTGCTTATAATTCAGTTATATAAAGAGTTGTCAAGTGAAAAGAGAGAATTTGTATTATCAAAACAACTACTGAGATCAGGAACATCAATTGGGGCAAATATTAATGAACCGATTTCAAGTGAATCAAAAAGAGACTTCGTACCTAAATTAAACATTGCATTAAAAGAAGCGAGGGAAACTTTGTACCGGCTTCATTTACTATTTGACAGTTCATACATTGAAAAAGAAAAATTACTTGCTTCCGAAGACCATTGCAATCAACTAAAAAAAACTATTAAGCAGCATCATTCTGACAACTAA
- the hydA gene encoding dihydropyrimidinase — MSILIKNGRVVTASEDYVADIFVEGETISCIGKNLSMNADEVIDAKGKFIFPGGIDPHVHLDMPFMGTFSSDNYETGTLAALHGGTTMVIDFVLQTQGKSLHHALEAWQSRSNGNCFGDYSFHMAVTDFNEETKKEINEMVEDEGITSFKTFMAYKGALMIDDRQMVGLMNEVKKCGGMVTVHATNGDMIDFLIAKHKSEGKLSPLYHYLSQPEITESEASGRFTDMIFQTGCPGYIVHMTCEGAVSAVRRAGFRNQKVFGETCIQYLLLDASLYEKNFNGAKWVMSPPLREKKDQAALWSAINQGTVQVVATDHCPFKWEQKKMGENDFSKIPNGHPAIEHRMELLFSEGVNKGKISLNKFVEVTSTNAAKIFGMFPKKGSIGIGSDADLIIFDPEEKHVLSEKSHHMNVDYSAYEGWELKGKVNTTILRGKIAVDNGAVKINKGYGQFVKRNKVSPII; from the coding sequence ATGTCGATCTTAATAAAAAACGGAAGGGTGGTCACCGCATCTGAAGATTATGTGGCTGATATTTTTGTTGAAGGTGAGACCATTTCCTGTATAGGGAAAAATCTCAGCATGAATGCTGATGAAGTGATTGATGCGAAAGGGAAATTTATTTTTCCCGGTGGCATTGATCCGCATGTTCATCTTGACATGCCATTTATGGGAACATTTTCCAGCGATAATTATGAAACCGGAACATTGGCTGCTTTACATGGCGGCACTACAATGGTGATAGATTTTGTTTTGCAAACACAGGGAAAATCATTGCACCATGCACTGGAAGCCTGGCAAAGCAGGAGCAACGGAAACTGCTTTGGCGATTACTCTTTTCACATGGCGGTTACAGACTTCAATGAAGAAACAAAAAAGGAAATCAACGAAATGGTAGAAGACGAAGGCATTACTTCGTTTAAAACATTTATGGCTTATAAAGGCGCGCTGATGATTGATGATCGTCAGATGGTTGGACTGATGAACGAGGTGAAGAAATGCGGTGGCATGGTGACCGTTCATGCCACCAATGGCGATATGATAGATTTTTTGATTGCAAAACATAAATCAGAAGGAAAGCTTTCTCCGCTCTATCATTACCTGTCGCAGCCGGAGATTACAGAGAGCGAAGCGTCCGGAAGATTTACTGACATGATTTTTCAAACCGGTTGTCCTGGATATATTGTACACATGACTTGCGAAGGCGCTGTAAGTGCCGTACGCCGTGCAGGATTCCGCAATCAAAAAGTTTTTGGTGAAACCTGTATTCAGTATCTGTTGCTGGATGCTTCCTTGTATGAGAAAAATTTCAATGGGGCCAAGTGGGTGATGAGTCCGCCTTTAAGAGAGAAAAAGGACCAGGCCGCATTGTGGTCTGCCATTAACCAGGGAACCGTGCAGGTGGTAGCAACAGATCATTGCCCGTTTAAATGGGAGCAGAAGAAAATGGGTGAAAACGATTTCTCTAAAATCCCGAATGGACATCCTGCTATTGAACATCGTATGGAACTATTGTTTTCAGAAGGCGTGAATAAAGGAAAGATTTCATTGAACAAATTTGTGGAAGTTACATCCACCAATGCTGCAAAAATCTTTGGTATGTTTCCTAAAAAAGGGAGCATCGGAATCGGAAGTGATGCAGACTTAATCATTTTTGATCCGGAAGAGAAGCACGTGCTTTCCGAAAAATCTCATCATATGAATGTTGATTACTCTGCTTATGAAGGCTGGGAATTAAAAGGTAAAGTCAATACAACAATATTGAGAGGAAAAATAGCAGTTGACAATGGAGCAGTAAAAATCAATAAAGGTTATGGACAGTTTGTAAAGCGGAATAAAGTTTCTCCGATAATTTAG
- a CDS encoding NCS1 family nucleobase:cation symporter-1, producing the protein MSEHDLSLYSEDLAPVPIDKRSWNTWNYAALWISMSLCIPTYMLASSLIEGGMNWWQAILTIFLGNTVVLIPMILNGRAGAKYGIPFPVFARASFGVRGANVPALLRAIVACGWFGIQTWIGGFAMYLLIKIWIPSFENLPPLFPESFGLQTGPAITFFLFWLLNMFVVYLGVESIKKLLVFKAFFLPIAALALLFWAISAGHGLGPILSQPSKFTTNNEFWNFFFPGLTGMVGFWATLSLNIPDFTRYAKSQRAQIMGQAIGLPPAMTIFSFIGVVVTSATFIIYGETIWDPLVLAGKFEGKALVSVAMICVAISTLATNIAANIVSPANDFSNLAPSKINFKLGGYITGVIGILIFPWKLIADPNGYIFTWLIAYSSLLGPVGGIMIADYYFIRRQHLEVDDLYSKNGLYSFGNGYNQAAIIALLCGIVPNVPGFLTTIKLVNAGSVYPWIAHLYNYAWFVGFAVSFGVYYISMKKKIINK; encoded by the coding sequence ATGAGCGAACATGATCTTTCACTTTATAGCGAAGACCTCGCGCCAGTTCCAATAGACAAGCGGAGTTGGAATACGTGGAACTATGCAGCACTTTGGATCAGCATGAGTTTGTGTATTCCCACCTACATGCTCGCAAGTTCATTAATTGAAGGCGGCATGAATTGGTGGCAAGCTATCCTCACTATTTTTCTTGGTAACACTGTTGTCTTAATTCCAATGATATTAAACGGCAGAGCCGGAGCTAAATACGGCATTCCGTTTCCTGTTTTTGCACGTGCAAGTTTCGGTGTGCGCGGAGCCAATGTTCCTGCTTTGCTCAGGGCCATTGTTGCCTGCGGCTGGTTCGGCATTCAAACATGGATCGGAGGGTTTGCAATGTACCTCCTTATAAAAATCTGGATTCCTTCATTTGAAAATCTTCCTCCATTATTTCCGGAATCATTTGGTTTACAAACCGGACCTGCCATTACTTTTTTTCTTTTTTGGCTGTTAAATATGTTCGTGGTGTACCTGGGAGTGGAGAGCATAAAAAAATTATTGGTGTTCAAAGCATTCTTTCTTCCGATTGCTGCACTTGCACTATTGTTCTGGGCTATTTCTGCGGGGCATGGACTAGGTCCTATTCTTTCACAACCTTCAAAGTTTACCACCAACAATGAATTCTGGAATTTTTTCTTTCCGGGTCTCACCGGCATGGTGGGTTTCTGGGCAACGCTTTCTTTAAACATTCCTGACTTCACACGGTATGCAAAAAGTCAGCGCGCGCAAATAATGGGACAGGCAATTGGCCTTCCACCGGCCATGACTATTTTTTCATTTATCGGAGTAGTGGTGACGTCAGCAACATTTATTATTTATGGAGAAACGATATGGGATCCGCTGGTGCTTGCTGGAAAATTTGAAGGTAAAGCGCTTGTGAGTGTTGCAATGATTTGTGTTGCCATTTCTACGCTTGCGACGAACATTGCAGCTAATATTGTAAGTCCGGCGAATGATTTTTCAAATCTTGCTCCATCTAAAATTAATTTCAAGCTTGGAGGATATATCACCGGCGTTATCGGCATTCTCATCTTTCCCTGGAAACTCATTGCTGATCCGAATGGATACATCTTCACCTGGTTAATTGCCTATTCAAGCTTGCTGGGTCCTGTCGGAGGCATTATGATTGCTGATTATTATTTCATCAGAAGGCAGCATCTGGAAGTGGATGATTTGTATTCAAAAAATGGTCTCTACAGTTTTGGTAACGGATACAATCAGGCCGCGATTATTGCGCTTCTCTGCGGCATCGTTCCTAACGTGCCCGGCTTTCTTACCACTATTAAGTTAGTAAATGCCGGATCAGTTTATCCATGGATTGCCCACCTGTACAATTATGCATGGTTTGTTGGCTTCGCGGTTTCATTTGGTGTTTACTATATTAGCATGAAGAAAAAAATAATTAATAAATAA